A region of Streptomyces sp. NBC_01750 DNA encodes the following proteins:
- a CDS encoding CTP synthase yields MPPKSMTTKHIFVTGGVASSLGKGLTASSLGALLKARGLRVTMQKLDPYLNVDPGTMNPFQHGEVFVTNDGAETDLDIGHYERFLDVDLDGSANVTTGQVYSTVIAKERRGEYLGDTVQVIPHITNEIKHRIRRMATDDVDVVITEVGGTVGDIESLPFLETVRQVRHEVGRDNVFVVHISLLPYIGPSGELKTKPTQHSVAALRNIGIQPDAIVLRADREVPTAIKRKISLMCDVDEAAVVAAIDAKSIYDIPKVLHTEGLDAYVVRKLDLPFRDVDWTTWDDLLDRVHNPDHEVTVALVGKYIDLPDAYLSVTEALRAGGFANKARVKVKWVASDNCKTQAGAKKELGDVDGILIPGGFGDRGVSGKVGAIQFARENKIPLLGLCLGLQCIVIEAARNLAEIPDANSTEFDAATAHPVISTMEEQLAYVEGAGDLGGTMRLGLYPAKLAEGSIVREVYGDQPYIEERHRHRYEVNNAYRAELEKKAGILFSGTSPDNKLVEYVEYPRETHPYLVATQAHPELRSRPTRPHPLFAGLVKAAVERRTGV; encoded by the coding sequence ATGCCGCCCAAATCCATGACGACCAAGCACATCTTCGTCACCGGGGGTGTCGCCTCCTCCCTCGGCAAGGGCCTCACGGCCTCCAGCCTGGGCGCGCTGCTCAAGGCACGGGGCCTGCGGGTCACCATGCAGAAGCTCGACCCGTACCTGAACGTCGACCCCGGCACGATGAACCCGTTCCAGCACGGTGAGGTGTTCGTCACCAACGACGGCGCCGAGACCGACCTGGACATCGGCCACTACGAGCGCTTCCTCGACGTGGACCTCGACGGCTCGGCCAACGTCACCACCGGCCAGGTCTACTCCACGGTCATCGCCAAGGAGCGCCGCGGCGAGTACCTGGGCGACACCGTGCAGGTCATCCCGCACATCACCAACGAGATCAAGCACCGCATCCGCCGCATGGCCACCGACGACGTCGATGTCGTCATCACCGAGGTCGGCGGCACGGTCGGTGACATCGAGTCGCTGCCGTTCCTCGAGACCGTCCGCCAGGTCCGCCACGAGGTCGGCCGCGACAATGTCTTCGTCGTGCACATCTCCCTGCTGCCGTACATCGGGCCGTCCGGCGAGCTGAAGACCAAGCCGACCCAGCACTCGGTCGCGGCCCTGCGCAACATCGGTATCCAGCCGGACGCGATCGTGCTCCGGGCGGACCGTGAGGTGCCGACCGCGATCAAGCGCAAGATCTCGCTGATGTGCGACGTCGACGAGGCCGCCGTCGTGGCCGCGATCGACGCCAAGTCGATCTACGACATTCCGAAGGTGCTGCACACCGAGGGTCTGGACGCGTATGTCGTGCGCAAGCTGGACCTGCCGTTCCGCGATGTCGACTGGACCACGTGGGACGACCTGCTGGACCGGGTGCACAACCCCGACCACGAGGTCACCGTCGCGCTCGTCGGCAAGTACATCGACCTGCCGGACGCGTACCTCTCGGTGACCGAGGCGCTGCGCGCCGGCGGCTTCGCCAACAAGGCCCGCGTCAAGGTCAAGTGGGTCGCCTCCGACAACTGCAAGACCCAGGCGGGCGCCAAGAAGGAGCTCGGTGACGTCGACGGGATCCTCATCCCGGGCGGTTTCGGCGACCGGGGTGTCAGCGGCAAGGTCGGCGCGATCCAGTTCGCCCGTGAGAACAAGATCCCGCTGCTGGGCCTCTGTCTAGGCCTGCAGTGCATCGTGATCGAGGCCGCGCGGAACCTCGCCGAGATCCCCGACGCCAACTCGACCGAGTTCGACGCCGCCACCGCCCATCCCGTCATCTCGACGATGGAGGAGCAGCTGGCGTACGTCGAGGGTGCGGGCGACCTCGGCGGGACCATGCGGCTCGGCCTCTACCCGGCGAAGCTCGCCGAGGGCTCGATCGTGCGCGAGGTCTACGGCGACCAGCCGTACATCGAGGAGCGCCACCGCCACCGCTACGAGGTGAACAACGCCTACCGCGCGGAGCTGGAGAAGAAGGCGGGCATCCTCTTCTCGGGCACGTCTCCCGACAACAAGCTGGTCGAGTACGTCGAGTACCCGCGCGAGACGCACCCCTACCTGGTGGCCACCCAGGCGCACCCGGAGCTGCGTTCCCGTCCGACCCGTCCGCACCCGCTCTTCGCCGGTCTGGTGAAGGCCGCGGTGGAGCGCAGGACGGGCGTGTAG
- a CDS encoding NAD kinase has protein sequence MTTTAAETPVRTVFLLAHTGRPAAIRSAELVVQGLLRSGLGVRVLEAEAADLPLPPSVETVREATPDVLDGCELLIVLGGDGTLLRGAEFARASGVPMLGVNLGRVGFLAEAERDDLDKVVARVVTCEYEVEERMTIDVVVHSNGDVVHRDWALNEAAVQKVSPERMLEVVLEIDGRPVTGFGCDGIVCATPTGSTAYAFSAGGPVVWPEVEALLMVPIGAHALFAKPLVTSPTSVLAVEVQQHTPQGVLWCDGRRTIELPPGARVEVRRGAVPVRLARLHHASFTDRLVAKFALPVSGWRGAPH, from the coding sequence TTGACAACGACAGCGGCAGAGACACCAGTACGTACCGTTTTCCTGCTCGCGCACACCGGCAGGCCTGCGGCGATCCGCAGTGCCGAACTCGTCGTACAGGGGCTGCTGCGCAGCGGCCTCGGCGTACGCGTACTGGAGGCGGAAGCGGCCGACCTGCCGCTGCCGCCGTCCGTCGAGACGGTCCGCGAGGCGACCCCCGACGTACTCGACGGCTGTGAACTGCTGATCGTGCTCGGCGGGGACGGGACGCTGCTGCGCGGCGCCGAATTCGCCCGCGCCTCCGGGGTGCCGATGCTCGGCGTCAACCTGGGGCGGGTGGGGTTCCTCGCCGAGGCCGAGCGCGACGACCTCGACAAGGTCGTCGCCCGCGTCGTCACATGCGAGTACGAGGTCGAGGAGCGCATGACCATCGATGTCGTCGTGCACAGCAACGGCGATGTCGTGCACCGGGACTGGGCGCTGAACGAGGCGGCCGTGCAGAAGGTCTCGCCCGAGCGGATGCTCGAGGTCGTCCTCGAGATCGACGGGCGGCCGGTGACCGGCTTCGGCTGCGACGGCATCGTCTGCGCGACGCCGACCGGCTCGACCGCGTACGCCTTCTCCGCCGGCGGCCCGGTGGTCTGGCCGGAGGTGGAGGCGCTGCTGATGGTGCCGATCGGTGCGCACGCGCTTTTCGCCAAGCCGCTGGTGACCTCGCCGACGTCGGTCCTCGCGGTGGAGGTGCAGCAGCACACACCCCAGGGGGTGCTCTGGTGCGACGGGCGCAGGACGATCGAACTGCCGCCGGGCGCACGGGTGGAGGTACGGCGCGGGGCCGTTCCCGTACGGCTGGCGCGGCTGCACCACGCGTCCTTCACGGACCGTCTGGTGGCCAAGTTCGCGCTGCCGGTGTCCGGTTGGCGAGGGGCGCCGCACTAG
- a CDS encoding glycoside hydrolase family 15 protein — protein MAGRIEDYALIGDMQTAALVCRDGSADWLCLPRFDSHAIFAGLLGTEEHGFWRLGPAHAAGAKPPNADRRRYRGDSLILESEWDTPRGTVRVTDFMPPRDGAPQLIRIVEGVSGRVPMRSALRMRFSYGRVVPWVHKVDGRTVAVAGPDSVWLDTDTETYGKDLTTYSDFTVAPGERIAFTISWQPSHHQPPGLPDPEGSLEATSDFWREWVEHCTYNGPYREAVVRSLITLKALTYAPTGGIVAAPTTSLPEEVGGVRNWDYRYTWLRDAAITLSSLLRTGYREEARAWREWLLRAVAGDPENLQIMYGIAGERELGEAELDWLPGYENSTPVRVGNGAAHQLQLDVYGEVTEALHLAHMTGLARNDYASVLQLKLIRYLEKHWDQPDEGIWEVRGPRRHFVHSKVMAWVAVDRTIKLIESGDADGPIERWRELRDDIHRDVCEKGYDKERNTFTQSYGSKELDASLLLIPQMGFLPPDDKRVIGTIEAIQRELATPDGFVLRYPTAGADAGVDGLEGDEGAFLACSFWLADDLAMIGRVDEARRLFEKLLSLRNDLGLLAEEWDATLQRQVGNFPQAFSHVPLIDTALRLTASGAYGG, from the coding sequence GTGGCCGGGCGCATCGAGGATTACGCACTCATCGGAGACATGCAGACAGCGGCGCTGGTCTGCAGGGACGGCTCTGCGGACTGGCTGTGCCTACCCCGCTTCGACTCGCATGCCATTTTCGCCGGCCTGCTCGGCACCGAGGAGCACGGCTTCTGGAGGCTGGGCCCGGCACATGCCGCGGGGGCCAAGCCGCCGAACGCCGACCGTCGCCGCTACCGCGGGGACTCGCTGATCCTCGAATCGGAGTGGGACACACCACGCGGAACGGTCCGTGTGACGGATTTCATGCCGCCTCGTGACGGCGCGCCGCAGCTGATCCGGATCGTGGAGGGCGTGAGCGGACGGGTGCCGATGCGCTCGGCGCTGCGTATGCGTTTCAGCTACGGGCGTGTGGTGCCGTGGGTCCACAAGGTCGACGGTCGTACGGTCGCCGTCGCCGGGCCCGACTCGGTCTGGCTGGACACCGACACGGAGACGTACGGCAAGGACCTCACCACGTACTCCGATTTCACGGTCGCTCCCGGTGAGCGGATCGCCTTCACGATCAGTTGGCAGCCCTCGCACCACCAGCCGCCGGGGCTTCCCGACCCGGAGGGCTCGCTGGAGGCGACCTCGGACTTCTGGCGGGAGTGGGTCGAGCACTGTACGTACAACGGGCCCTACCGCGAGGCCGTGGTGCGCTCGCTGATCACCCTGAAGGCGCTGACGTACGCGCCGACGGGCGGGATCGTCGCGGCGCCGACGACCTCGCTGCCGGAGGAGGTCGGCGGCGTACGGAACTGGGACTACCGCTACACCTGGCTGCGCGACGCCGCGATCACCCTGTCGTCGCTGCTGCGCACCGGCTACCGCGAGGAGGCCCGCGCCTGGCGCGAGTGGCTGCTGCGCGCGGTCGCCGGCGACCCGGAGAACCTGCAGATCATGTACGGGATCGCGGGCGAACGGGAGCTGGGCGAGGCCGAGTTGGACTGGCTGCCGGGCTACGAGAACTCGACTCCGGTACGGGTCGGGAACGGCGCCGCGCACCAGCTGCAGCTGGATGTGTACGGCGAGGTCACCGAGGCGCTGCATCTGGCCCATATGACAGGTCTCGCGCGCAACGACTACGCCTCGGTGCTGCAGCTGAAGCTGATCCGCTACCTGGAGAAGCACTGGGACCAGCCGGACGAGGGCATCTGGGAGGTGCGCGGGCCGCGCCGGCACTTCGTGCACTCGAAGGTCATGGCCTGGGTCGCGGTCGACCGCACCATCAAGCTGATCGAGTCCGGCGACGCCGACGGGCCGATCGAGCGGTGGCGCGAACTGCGCGACGACATCCACCGCGATGTCTGCGAGAAGGGTTACGACAAGGAGCGCAACACCTTCACGCAGTCGTACGGCTCGAAGGAACTGGACGCCTCGCTGCTGCTGATTCCTCAGATGGGCTTTCTGCCGCCGGACGACAAGCGCGTCATCGGCACGATCGAGGCGATCCAGCGCGAGCTGGCCACGCCGGACGGATTCGTACTGCGCTATCCGACCGCGGGAGCGGATGCCGGCGTCGACGGCCTGGAGGGCGACGAGGGTGCGTTCCTGGCATGCTCCTTCTGGCTCGCGGACGACCTGGCGATGATCGGCCGGGTGGACGAGGCACGGCGGCTGTTCGAGAAGCTGCTCTCCCTGCGCAACGATCTGGGACTGCTGGCCGAGGAGTGGGATGCGACGCTGCAGCGCCAGGTGGGCAACTTCCCGCAGGCGTTCAGCCATGTGCCGCTGATCGACACGGCGCTGCGGCTGACGGCTTCCGGGGCTTACGGAGGGTAA
- a CDS encoding FAD-binding oxidoreductase produces the protein MAPQGIAEAALAGLRQELTGTAVAPGDQGYDDARAVFNGMLDRRPAVVAQCETEADVARAIRFGRDNELEIAVRGGGHSVAGMSSTDGGIVVDLGRMHTVIVDPASRAARVGGGATMSHLDRATQPFSLATTGGRASTTGVGGFTLGGGSGWLERKYGLACDNLIAAELVTADGETVHASADENAELFWALHGGGGNFGVVTAITLQLHSLPAMSMVMLLFRPEAGPEVVRAFRDFMESAPDEAGGGCIYLTGAPEPFVPEHLVGRLVCAALVTYTGTEAEARQVTEPLLGLGHDAEVISELPYAELQCMLDDPPGMRNYWSAEYLDSFPDEGVDAFCSRADTMPVPTGTQHVLFPMGGAVARSEADYPLPWRTAQWAVHPFGIWEDPADDRRGIQWVRDVRAAVRPWSQGTVYLNFIGDEGRGRVLAGFGEDNYKRLAAVKAKYDPSNVFRRNHNIKPLR, from the coding sequence ATGGCGCCCCAAGGCATTGCGGAGGCGGCGCTGGCCGGTCTCCGCCAGGAACTGACCGGCACAGCCGTCGCCCCCGGCGATCAGGGATACGACGACGCCCGCGCAGTCTTCAACGGCATGCTCGACCGGCGGCCCGCCGTTGTCGCGCAGTGCGAGACGGAAGCGGATGTGGCCAGGGCGATCCGCTTCGGCCGGGACAACGAACTGGAGATCGCCGTCCGCGGCGGCGGCCACAGCGTCGCGGGCATGTCGTCGACCGACGGCGGAATCGTGGTCGATCTGGGCCGTATGCACACCGTGATCGTCGATCCCGCCTCCCGGGCGGCACGCGTCGGCGGCGGCGCCACCATGAGCCATCTCGACCGGGCCACGCAGCCGTTCAGTCTGGCGACCACCGGGGGCCGTGCGTCCACCACCGGTGTGGGCGGCTTCACGCTCGGCGGCGGATCCGGCTGGCTGGAGCGCAAGTACGGCCTGGCCTGCGACAATCTGATCGCCGCCGAGCTGGTGACTGCCGACGGCGAGACCGTCCACGCCAGTGCGGACGAGAACGCGGAGCTGTTCTGGGCGCTGCACGGCGGCGGCGGCAACTTCGGGGTGGTGACCGCGATCACCCTTCAACTGCACTCGCTGCCCGCGATGTCGATGGTCATGCTGCTGTTCCGGCCGGAGGCCGGACCCGAAGTCGTGCGTGCCTTCCGTGACTTCATGGAGTCGGCGCCGGACGAGGCAGGCGGTGGCTGCATCTACCTCACCGGGGCGCCCGAGCCATTCGTCCCCGAGCATCTGGTCGGCAGGCTCGTGTGCGCGGCCCTGGTCACCTACACGGGCACGGAAGCGGAGGCCCGGCAGGTGACCGAGCCGCTTCTGGGGCTCGGACACGACGCGGAAGTGATCTCCGAACTGCCCTACGCGGAGCTGCAGTGCATGCTCGACGACCCGCCCGGTATGCGTAACTACTGGTCGGCCGAGTACCTCGACAGCTTCCCGGACGAGGGCGTGGACGCCTTCTGCTCACGTGCCGACACCATGCCCGTGCCCACGGGCACACAGCACGTCCTCTTCCCGATGGGCGGCGCGGTGGCAAGGAGCGAGGCCGACTATCCGCTGCCCTGGCGCACCGCGCAGTGGGCCGTCCATCCCTTCGGGATCTGGGAGGACCCGGCCGACGACCGGCGCGGCATCCAGTGGGTCCGCGACGTACGCGCCGCCGTACGGCCCTGGTCCCAGGGCACGGTCTATCTGAACTTCATCGGGGACGAGGGGCGGGGGCGGGTCCTCGCCGGCTTCGGCGAGGACAACTACAAGCGCCTGGCCGCGGTCAAGGCGAAGTACGACCCGTCCAACGTGTTCCGGCGGAACCACAACATCAAACCGCTGCGCTGA
- a CDS encoding PucR family transcriptional regulator, translating into METTQGGITVQRALELPGLRAGLPEVVACAERLNRTVRWVHAGEVPNIASLLKGGELLLTTGLGLGTRPAEQRAFVRQLADRGIAALVVELGPRFSRLPATIVETARAAGLPLVQLHREVPFVSVTEEIHTEIVNGHYALLRQAEEVHRRCTEVLLDGGGVPQVLRILADFTANPVFLETADGQLLYAAESESGQAGADPLQVWEGLRGQRAARESPPAGAVLVDVPGGGHGAASVRARLVLLAVGSPMLPVHRMAAERAAGLLAVVLMQARQDEELAARGRGDFLTDLAEGRITAEDAPAQARVLGFRPGEGPLLPVVMRLAPELFPSGNWALLTRAVLEELASVGVPVLLGVRPVEGRVPLLLGLRNESERTAVANRVATALRAGVERAGLERAGGHPPVVVVGMAGSWAAASAGLRHAAETATAAQGLPDRPWYDARRLDIDLLLWRLRDHPDLAAFVDRAIGPLRAHDRASRPPLLPTLETYLAHAGRKAETARELHLNRQTLYNRLARISELLGTDLDDPQTVLALSLALRARRHVG; encoded by the coding sequence GTGGAGACGACCCAAGGTGGAATCACGGTGCAGCGGGCGCTCGAACTGCCCGGGCTGCGCGCCGGACTTCCGGAGGTCGTCGCCTGCGCGGAACGGCTGAACCGCACGGTGCGCTGGGTGCACGCGGGCGAGGTGCCGAACATCGCCTCGCTCCTCAAGGGCGGTGAGCTGCTGCTCACCACGGGCCTGGGCCTCGGCACCCGGCCGGCCGAGCAGCGCGCCTTCGTACGGCAGCTGGCGGACCGCGGGATCGCCGCGCTGGTGGTGGAGCTGGGTCCGCGTTTCAGCCGACTGCCGGCGACGATCGTGGAGACGGCCAGAGCGGCCGGGCTGCCGCTGGTACAGCTGCACCGAGAAGTCCCCTTCGTCTCGGTGACGGAGGAGATCCACACCGAGATCGTCAACGGGCACTACGCGTTGCTGCGGCAGGCCGAGGAAGTGCACCGGCGGTGTACCGAGGTGCTCCTCGACGGCGGCGGAGTGCCCCAAGTGCTGCGTATCCTCGCGGACTTCACCGCGAACCCGGTCTTCCTGGAGACTGCGGACGGCCAACTGCTCTACGCGGCCGAGTCCGAGTCGGGGCAGGCCGGCGCCGATCCGCTGCAGGTGTGGGAGGGGCTGCGCGGCCAGCGGGCCGCGCGCGAGTCTCCTCCGGCCGGCGCGGTCCTCGTGGACGTACCGGGCGGCGGCCACGGGGCGGCTTCGGTACGCGCCCGGCTGGTGCTGCTGGCCGTCGGCTCCCCGATGCTTCCGGTGCATCGGATGGCGGCGGAGCGAGCGGCCGGGCTGCTGGCGGTCGTACTGATGCAGGCACGCCAGGACGAGGAGCTGGCGGCGCGTGGCCGCGGCGACTTCCTGACGGACCTCGCGGAGGGTCGCATCACGGCGGAGGACGCGCCGGCCCAGGCGAGGGTGCTGGGCTTCAGACCGGGCGAGGGCCCGCTGCTGCCGGTCGTGATGCGCCTCGCCCCTGAGCTCTTCCCTTCGGGGAACTGGGCGCTGCTGACACGCGCGGTGCTGGAGGAGCTGGCCTCGGTCGGAGTGCCGGTACTGCTGGGCGTACGTCCGGTGGAGGGCCGCGTACCGCTACTGCTGGGCCTGCGCAACGAGTCGGAGCGCACGGCGGTCGCGAACCGGGTCGCCACGGCGCTGCGGGCGGGTGTGGAACGGGCCGGCCTGGAGCGGGCGGGCGGGCATCCGCCGGTCGTGGTGGTGGGCATGGCCGGCAGCTGGGCGGCGGCGTCGGCCGGCCTGCGCCACGCTGCGGAGACGGCGACGGCGGCGCAGGGCCTCCCGGACCGCCCGTGGTACGACGCGCGCCGGCTGGACATCGACCTGCTGCTGTGGCGCCTGCGGGACCATCCGGACCTGGCGGCGTTCGTGGACCGTGCGATCGGCCCCCTGCGCGCCCACGACCGGGCGTCCCGCCCGCCGCTGCTCCCGACGCTGGAGACCTACCTGGCCCACGCGGGCCGAAAGGCGGAGACGGCCCGCGAACTCCACCTGAACCGCCAGACGCTGTACAACCGCCTGGCCCGGATCTCGGAACTCCTGGGCACGGACCTGGACGACCCCCAAACCGTGCTGGCGTTGAGCCTGGCACTGAGGGCGCGACGACACGTGGGGTGA
- the recN gene encoding DNA repair protein RecN, whose translation MSVLEEMRIRSLGVIDDAVVELSPGFTAVTGETGAGKTMVVTSLGLLLGGRADPALVRIGAKSAVVEGRISVSADGPAAVRAEEAGAELEDGTLLISRTVSAEGRSRAHLGGRSVPVGVLGELADELVAVHGQTDQQGLLRPARQREALDRYAGGAVTGPHAKYAAAYRRLRAVSVELEELTTRARERAQEADLLRFGLNEIARVEPRAAEDVELAAEAERLGHAEALASAAALAHGALAGNPEDPEGVDATTLVAGAGRALDAVRAHDPALAGLADRMGEISILLGDVAGELAGYADNLEADPLRLAAVEERRAALTGLTRKYGGAGEGIAAVLAWAEEGAGRLTELDGDDDRIGELAVERDALRGELSGLAQALTDARTEAAARFADAVTAELASLAMPHARVSFDIRQAESADEASGVEVGGRAVVYGPSGVDEVELLLAPHPGAPPRPIAKGASGGELSRVMLAVEVVFAGTDPVPTYLFDEVDAGVGGKAAVEIGRRLAKLAKSAQVVVVTHLPQVAAFADRQLLVEKTNDGTVTRSGVTVLEGEDRVRELSRMLAGQEDSETARAHAEELLATARADG comes from the coding sequence ATGTCCGTGTTGGAGGAGATGCGGATACGGTCGCTCGGTGTCATCGACGACGCGGTCGTCGAGCTGTCACCCGGTTTCACTGCGGTGACCGGCGAGACGGGCGCGGGCAAGACCATGGTCGTCACCAGCCTGGGGCTGCTGCTCGGCGGGCGCGCCGACCCCGCCCTGGTGCGGATCGGCGCGAAATCGGCGGTGGTGGAGGGGCGGATCAGTGTGTCCGCCGACGGCCCCGCCGCCGTACGGGCCGAGGAGGCCGGGGCCGAACTCGAGGACGGCACGCTGCTGATCAGCCGGACCGTTTCTGCCGAGGGGCGCTCGCGCGCCCACCTCGGCGGGCGCTCGGTGCCGGTGGGCGTGCTGGGCGAGCTGGCCGACGAACTCGTCGCCGTGCACGGCCAGACCGACCAGCAGGGGCTGCTGCGGCCCGCGCGGCAGCGGGAGGCGCTCGACCGCTACGCGGGCGGTGCGGTCACCGGGCCGCACGCCAAGTACGCGGCCGCCTACCGGCGGCTGCGGGCCGTCTCCGTAGAGCTGGAGGAGCTGACCACGCGCGCCCGTGAGCGGGCACAGGAAGCCGATCTGCTGCGCTTCGGGCTGAACGAGATCGCGCGTGTCGAGCCGCGGGCGGCCGAGGACGTGGAACTCGCGGCGGAGGCGGAGCGGCTGGGCCATGCCGAGGCGCTGGCGTCCGCCGCGGCGCTCGCGCACGGTGCGCTGGCGGGCAACCCCGAGGACCCGGAGGGCGTCGACGCGACAACGCTGGTCGCGGGCGCGGGACGGGCACTGGACGCCGTACGCGCGCACGACCCCGCGCTGGCCGGGCTCGCCGACCGGATGGGCGAGATCTCCATCCTGCTCGGTGACGTGGCGGGAGAGCTCGCCGGGTACGCGGACAATCTGGAGGCCGATCCGCTGCGGCTGGCCGCGGTGGAGGAACGGCGTGCGGCGCTGACCGGGCTGACGCGCAAGTACGGCGGGGCCGGTGAGGGCATTGCCGCCGTGCTGGCGTGGGCGGAGGAGGGCGCGGGCCGGCTCACCGAGCTGGACGGCGACGACGACCGGATCGGCGAGCTGGCGGTGGAGCGGGACGCACTGCGGGGCGAATTGTCCGGTCTGGCGCAGGCGTTGACCGACGCGCGTACGGAGGCGGCGGCGCGGTTCGCCGACGCGGTCACCGCGGAGCTGGCCTCGCTCGCGATGCCGCACGCGCGCGTGTCCTTCGACATCAGGCAGGCCGAGTCCGCCGACGAGGCCTCGGGCGTCGAGGTGGGCGGCCGCGCGGTGGTGTACGGCCCGTCGGGCGTCGACGAGGTCGAACTGCTGCTGGCCCCGCACCCGGGAGCGCCGCCGCGGCCGATCGCCAAGGGCGCGTCGGGTGGTGAGCTGTCGCGGGTGATGCTGGCGGTCGAGGTCGTCTTCGCGGGGACGGACCCGGTGCCGACGTATCTCTTCGACGAGGTCGACGCGGGGGTCGGCGGCAAGGCGGCGGTCGAGATCGGCCGGCGGCTGGCGAAGCTCGCCAAGTCGGCGCAGGTGGTCGTCGTGACGCATCTGCCGCAGGTGGCGGCGTTCGCCGACCGGCAGCTGCTCGTCGAGAAGACGAACGACGGCACGGTCACGCGAAGCGGTGTGACGGTCCTGGAGGGCGAGGACAGGGTGCGCGAGCTGTCGCGGATGCTGGCGGGCCAGGAGGACTCGGAGACGGCCCGTGCGCACGCGGAGGAGCTCCTGGCGACGGCCCGGGCGGACGGGTAG
- a CDS encoding glycosyltransferase family 4 protein, with amino-acid sequence MIQLRTVQVLGGGSAGSSAHVRSLAEGLVARGVRVTVCAPAELEHVYDFPGAGAHFAPVPRRSDPAAVGALRAACAGADVVHAHGLHAAVRATLALSGQRVPLVVTWHTRAHDDDGARGRVLRLLERRAARASAVVLGTCSELVDRARTRGARDARLAPVAVPAPRGRPGGAESKARAELGAVERPLLMTVGSLVPHRGYTTLLDAARLWRGLDPVPLVVIAGEGRQRGALQRRIEAERLPVRLMGRRDDIGELLAAADVAVLPSRWEARSLLAQEALRLGVPLVATAVGGVPELVGEAAELVPYGDAAALGEAVARLLGDPGRREELAAAGRAQAATWPTEDETIALVLSVYDELVAGRS; translated from the coding sequence GTGATACAGCTGCGTACGGTCCAAGTGCTGGGCGGCGGCAGCGCGGGCAGCAGCGCGCACGTCAGGTCGCTGGCCGAGGGGCTGGTGGCGCGGGGCGTGCGGGTGACCGTGTGCGCCCCCGCCGAACTGGAGCACGTCTACGACTTCCCCGGCGCCGGGGCCCATTTCGCGCCAGTACCGCGGCGCAGTGACCCGGCGGCGGTCGGCGCGCTGCGCGCGGCGTGCGCGGGCGCGGATGTCGTGCACGCGCACGGGCTGCACGCCGCCGTACGTGCCACGCTGGCCCTGAGCGGGCAGCGAGTACCTCTGGTCGTCACGTGGCACACGCGGGCGCACGACGACGACGGCGCGCGCGGCCGGGTGCTGCGCCTGCTGGAGCGCAGGGCAGCGCGGGCGTCGGCGGTCGTGCTCGGTACGTGCTCCGAGCTCGTCGACCGGGCCCGCACTCGGGGCGCGCGTGACGCCAGGCTCGCGCCGGTTGCCGTACCCGCGCCGCGCGGCCGGCCGGGTGGCGCGGAGAGCAAGGCACGCGCCGAACTGGGCGCTGTCGAACGGCCCTTGTTGATGACTGTCGGGAGCCTGGTGCCGCACCGGGGGTACACAACACTGCTGGACGCGGCCCGGCTGTGGCGCGGCCTGGACCCCGTGCCGCTGGTCGTGATCGCGGGGGAGGGGCGGCAGCGGGGTGCGCTCCAGCGCCGTATCGAGGCGGAAAGGCTGCCGGTGAGGCTGATGGGGCGCCGGGACGACATCGGTGAGCTGCTCGCGGCGGCGGATGTGGCGGTGCTGCCGAGCCGTTGGGAGGCTCGCTCGCTGCTCGCGCAGGAAGCGCTGAGGCTGGGCGTCCCGCTGGTCGCTACGGCGGTGGGCGGCGTCCCGGAGCTGGTGGGCGAGGCGGCGGAACTCGTTCCGTACGGTGATGCGGCGGCGCTGGGCGAGGCGGTGGCGCGGCTGCTGGGTGACCCGGGGCGGCGGGAGGAGCTGGCGGCGGCGGGGCGGGCGCAGGCGGCGACATGGCCGACGGAGGACGAGACGATCGCGCTGGTGCTGAGCGTCTACGACGAGTTGGTGGCGGGGCGGAGCTGA